A section of the Campylobacter porcelli genome encodes:
- the flhF gene encoding flagellar biosynthesis protein FlhF, whose protein sequence is MATVLKTFTGESAIEALKKAKEECGESAMLVTTKQIQPKTLNKKPLYEILVSVEENSATQNPASQNKQTQINQIQKQISAYTLGSTSNTKPSTFNSDSDNKDSNDILLNISQAAKEISKVAGISSEISEFKSVEYDKKIDEVAKEVNKLNQKISMIADMIWDDRSENRDDIIIPPEFSTIYKLAKQSGMKSEHLKGIMQATIENMPSSMKSNPATVKRYFYSLLRNMLPCRSESFDSKKQRIMMLVGPTGVGKTTTLSKLAYKFAHGDQIRYKTGIITLDTYRLGAVEQLFQYAKIMNIPILDAIEPDDFRSAIKSLSNCDLILVDTMGSSQYDREKLIRLHTFLKECGSKVDVSLVVSAGSKIEDLLEIYNNFSALDIDTLIITKFDETKIFGNIFSLIYETGVPVSFFSTGQNVPDDIMEAKSEFLVSCVLDGFKGDE, encoded by the coding sequence ATGGCTACAGTTTTAAAGACTTTTACAGGAGAGAGTGCGATAGAAGCACTAAAAAAAGCCAAAGAGGAGTGCGGTGAGAGTGCAATGCTAGTAACTACTAAGCAAATTCAGCCTAAAACCTTAAATAAAAAACCGCTATATGAAATTTTAGTAAGCGTAGAAGAAAATAGTGCCACGCAAAATCCAGCATCGCAAAATAAGCAAACTCAAATAAATCAAATTCAAAAGCAAATTTCAGCCTATACACTAGGCTCAACGTCAAATACCAAACCAAGCACATTTAACTCAGATAGTGATAATAAAGATAGCAATGATATACTACTTAATATCTCACAAGCTGCAAAGGAGATTAGCAAAGTAGCTGGCATTAGTAGTGAAATAAGCGAATTTAAGAGCGTGGAGTATGATAAAAAGATAGATGAGGTGGCAAAAGAGGTAAATAAACTCAATCAAAAAATATCCATGATAGCTGATATGATTTGGGATGATAGGTCTGAAAATCGTGATGATATTATCATTCCGCCTGAATTTTCTACCATATATAAATTAGCCAAGCAAAGCGGTATGAAAAGCGAACATTTAAAAGGAATAATGCAAGCTACAATCGAAAATATGCCCTCATCTATGAAGAGCAATCCAGCTACAGTTAAGCGATATTTCTACTCACTTTTGCGTAATATGCTACCTTGTAGAAGTGAGAGCTTTGATAGTAAAAAGCAAAGAATTATGATGCTTGTAGGGCCTACTGGTGTAGGCAAGACTACAACGCTTTCAAAATTAGCTTATAAATTTGCTCACGGGGATCAAATCAGATATAAAACTGGGATTATAACCCTTGATACATATAGGCTTGGTGCGGTTGAGCAGCTATTTCAATATGCTAAGATTATGAATATACCGATACTTGATGCAATTGAGCCTGATGATTTTAGATCTGCTATTAAGAGCTTATCAAATTGCGATTTAATCTTGGTTGATACGATGGGAAGCAGTCAGTATGATAGGGAGAAGCTCATTCGTCTTCATACATTTTTAAAAGAGTGTGGTAGTAAGGTGGATGTGAGCTTGGTAGTATCAGCTGGGTCAAAGATTGAAGATTTGCTAGAGATTTATAATAACTTTTCAGCTTTGGATATTGATACTTTGATAATTACCAAATTTGATGAGACAAAGATATTTGGTAATATTTTTTCTCTTATTTATGAAACTGGCGTTCCAGTTAGTTTCTTTTCAACCGGACAAAATGTCCCAGATGATATTATGGAGGCTAAAAGCGAGTTTTTAGTCAGCTGTGTTTTAGATGGATTTAAAGGAGATGAGTGA
- the folK gene encoding 2-amino-4-hydroxy-6-hydroxymethyldihydropteridine diphosphokinase, translating to MERIYINGARMLLRSRYFPKEFRLKAKHKYTAIIGLGGNIGNTARLFDRFLNLILKDRRFAIMQSSPMLVNKAFGYASRDYINAVIILKTSLYAKEILKIMQHFEKRFKRVREFRNSPRTLDLDILYFSAKSYNDNVLTLPHPGANIRPSVFIPLGLMKGV from the coding sequence ATGGAGAGAATTTATATTAACGGGGCTAGAATGCTACTTAGAAGTAGGTATTTCCCAAAAGAATTTAGACTAAAAGCTAAGCATAAATATACCGCTATTATCGGTCTTGGGGGAAATATCGGCAATACTGCAAGGCTCTTTGATAGGTTTTTAAATTTAATTTTAAAAGATAGGAGATTTGCTATTATGCAAAGTTCGCCAATGCTTGTAAATAAGGCGTTTGGTTATGCTAGTAGGGATTATATAAATGCTGTGATAATCCTTAAAACCTCTTTGTATGCTAAGGAAATTTTAAAAATTATGCAGCATTTTGAGAAGAGATTTAAGCGAGTTAGAGAGTTTAGGAATTCGCCTAGAACTTTGGATTTGGATATACTATATTTTAGTGCTAAAAGTTATAATGATAATGTTTTAACCCTGCCTCATCCAGGGGCTAATATCAGACCAAGTGTATTTATCCCATTAGGTCTTATGAAAGGAGTGTGA
- a CDS encoding M24 family metallopeptidase, which translates to MLNYILKDENAVYFECGYSCDNEIFIKFKDESFFITDARYAIEAKSVIKNSQVIESKDINKSARLLLRSLGVRDIIFNPSDFSYFDFQSLSRDLHINFVAKNEFSKLKRQIKSSFEIEILKEAARLGASKFDELSSVISDGMSEKMINFKAENILRDGGNLALSFDPITAINANAAKAHALPLDERIKSADLLLVDAGVKYQRYCSDRTRTAEFQDGFKFTKEQKFSNSKQNEIYQIVKEAQNLAIKAVKPGVRACDIDSAARDFIAKNGYGDKFFHSTGHGVGLDIHEFPIISPRSTTIIEPGMVFSIEPGIYLENEFGIRIEDVVVVTNSGCEVL; encoded by the coding sequence ATGCTTAATTATATCTTAAAAGATGAAAATGCCGTATATTTTGAGTGCGGTTATAGCTGTGATAATGAGATTTTTATCAAGTTTAAAGATGAGAGCTTTTTTATTACTGATGCTAGATATGCTATTGAGGCTAAGAGCGTTATCAAAAATAGCCAAGTGATTGAGTCAAAGGATATAAATAAAAGCGCAAGATTGCTATTAAGAAGTCTTGGGGTGCGTGATATAATCTTTAATCCAAGCGATTTTAGCTACTTTGATTTTCAAAGCTTAAGCCGAGATTTACATATAAATTTTGTAGCAAAAAATGAATTTTCAAAGCTTAAAAGGCAGATAAAAAGTAGTTTTGAGATCGAAATTTTAAAAGAAGCAGCAAGGCTTGGGGCGAGTAAATTTGATGAGTTATCAAGTGTTATAAGCGATGGTATGAGCGAGAAAATGATAAATTTCAAGGCTGAAAATATCCTAAGAGATGGTGGAAATTTAGCCCTAAGTTTTGATCCAATCACAGCTATAAATGCAAACGCTGCTAAGGCTCATGCTTTGCCACTTGATGAGCGTATAAAGAGCGCAGATTTGCTACTAGTAGATGCTGGGGTAAAATATCAAAGATACTGCTCAGATCGCACTAGAACGGCGGAATTTCAAGATGGATTTAAATTCACTAAAGAGCAGAAATTTTCAAATTCAAAGCAAAATGAGATCTATCAAATAGTAAAAGAGGCGCAAAATCTAGCCATAAAAGCAGTCAAGCCAGGAGTTAGGGCTTGTGATATAGACTCAGCAGCTAGGGATTTCATAGCTAAAAATGGATATGGGGATAAATTCTTTCACTCCACCGGTCATGGAGTAGGGCTTGATATACATGAATTTCCGATAATTAGCCCAAGAAGCACGACTATTATAGAGCCTGGAATGGTATTTAGCATTGAGCCTGGAATTTACTTAGAGAATGAATTTGGCATAAGAATAGAAGATGTTGTGGTGGTAACTAATAGCGGGTGCGAAGTGCTTTGA
- the aroQ gene encoding type II 3-dehydroquinate dehydratase has translation MKIMVIQGPNINMLGKRERRIYGVMTMSDIHEQMKAVADQAEVGIEFFQSNFEGEIVDKIQECLGEFDGIIINPAAYTHTSIAIRDAIASVRLPTIEVHISNIYQREEFRHKSLVAPVCSGHIAGFGPIGYHLAIIGMLQIFDQIKRMETASKDA, from the coding sequence ATGAAAATAATGGTAATCCAAGGCCCAAATATCAATATGCTTGGCAAGAGAGAACGCAGAATATATGGCGTGATGACTATGAGCGATATACATGAGCAGATGAAGGCAGTAGCCGATCAAGCTGAGGTTGGGATTGAGTTTTTTCAAAGCAATTTTGAAGGCGAGATAGTTGATAAAATTCAAGAGTGCTTGGGTGAATTTGATGGCATTATCATCAATCCAGCTGCTTATACTCACACTTCAATTGCGATTAGAGATGCGATTGCGTCTGTGAGGCTGCCTACTATTGAGGTACATATTAGTAATATTTATCAAAGAGAGGAGTTTCGCCATAAGAGCTTAGTTGCTCCAGTTTGTTCTGGCCATATCGCTGGATTTGGACCCATTGGCTATCATTTAGCGATCATTGGAATGCTTCAAATTTTTGATCAGATAAAGCGTATGGAGACAGCTTCTAAAGATGCTTAA
- the mqnF gene encoding aminofutalosine deaminase family hydrolase: MKILKAKFIILCNDNFDILQNQAIAFDHKIEKIAKFDELITEFKEAQILDFSDSIAMPALINSHIHLEYSSNKTTFSYGDFLLWLKSVIANGAKFKNSDKNSAINQAIYEQLRAGVSTIGEISSFGLSANLCANSPIRTIYFSEILGSNSAILEEQWSGFLKRFNAANELKSDLFIPAISVHSPYSTHIELAKSAINLAKKSDMMLSTHFMESLDEKRWLEDGSGGFSEFFKEFNKNSKPFYSPSSFIELFSGVRTLFIHSIFAKNYLNLMDKSLHSIATCPVSNRLLSARFDLANALENGINISIATDGLSSNISLNIWDELRAAMMAHSYMDLNEFAKFAIKSITSNPAKALNLNLGELKAGNIADIAIFDGFNISDINQLCTQMILHTKTAKSLYIKGEKCEF; encoded by the coding sequence ATGAAAATATTAAAAGCTAAATTTATCATTTTATGTAATGACAATTTTGATATTTTACAAAATCAAGCCATCGCTTTTGATCATAAAATTGAAAAAATAGCCAAATTTGATGAGCTTATAACCGAATTTAAAGAGGCTCAAATTTTAGATTTTAGCGATAGTATCGCTATGCCAGCTCTTATAAATTCCCATATCCATCTTGAGTATAGTAGCAATAAAACTACATTTAGTTATGGGGATTTTTTACTATGGTTAAAAAGCGTAATCGCAAATGGTGCTAAATTTAAAAATAGCGATAAAAATAGTGCGATAAATCAAGCCATCTATGAGCAATTAAGAGCTGGAGTAAGCACTATTGGAGAGATTTCTAGCTTTGGGCTTAGCGCTAATTTGTGCGCTAATTCCCCTATTAGAACGATATATTTTAGCGAAATTTTAGGCTCAAATTCAGCCATTTTAGAAGAGCAATGGAGCGGATTTTTAAAGCGTTTTAATGCTGCAAATGAATTAAAAAGCGATCTATTTATCCCAGCTATTAGTGTGCATTCTCCATACTCTACCCATATAGAATTAGCTAAAAGTGCTATAAATCTAGCCAAAAAATCAGATATGATGCTCTCTACGCATTTTATGGAGAGCCTAGATGAAAAGCGGTGGCTAGAAGATGGTAGCGGTGGATTTAGTGAGTTTTTTAAAGAATTTAATAAAAACTCCAAGCCATTTTACTCCCCAAGCTCATTTATAGAGCTTTTTAGTGGGGTTCGCACTCTATTTATCCACTCTATTTTTGCTAAAAATTATCTAAATTTAATGGATAAATCGCTTCACTCTATCGCTACTTGTCCGGTATCTAATAGATTATTAAGTGCTAGATTTGACCTAGCAAATGCCCTTGAAAACGGCATAAATATATCTATAGCCACAGATGGATTAAGCTCAAATATAAGTCTAAATATTTGGGACGAGCTAAGGGCTGCTATGATGGCTCATAGCTATATGGATTTAAATGAATTTGCTAAATTTGCCATAAAATCCATCACATCTAATCCAGCCAAAGCACTAAACCTAAATTTAGGTGAGTTAAAAGCTGGAAATATCGCTGATATAGCTATCTTTGATGGATTTAATATCAGTGATATTAATCAGCTTTGCACTCAAATGATACTTCATACTAAAACTGCTAAATCACTATATATTAAAGGAGAAAAATGCGAATTTTAA
- the sppA gene encoding signal peptide peptidase SppA has product MRILNLLLSPIKGLLNFINTYFKSMIFVLIVVLIILSGSSTNRANLMEISLNGAITDEKDLLSQIELAKDPAIKGVLININSPGGDMSSSVAISDAIKSLNELKPVLAYASGTMTSGGYYAAIGADEIYANRGSFIGSIGVILQAPNIEKLADKIGISSQVVKAGEYKESGTYTRKWSQSERDELQRLVDKSYELFTTDVANARNLDINQASIWANARIFLASEALDLGLIDKISTYDEAKSRLKELSQVEIEMWYEAPVIERFMSGIAKQSSNLIINSLNQKNILWQW; this is encoded by the coding sequence ATGCGAATTTTAAATTTACTTTTGTCGCCTATTAAAGGGCTTTTAAATTTTATCAATACCTACTTTAAGAGTATGATTTTTGTGCTTATTGTAGTTTTGATTATCTTAAGTGGCTCTAGCACAAATAGAGCAAATTTAATGGAAATATCGCTAAATGGGGCTATCACAGATGAAAAAGATCTCTTATCTCAAATAGAATTAGCCAAAGATCCAGCCATAAAAGGGGTGCTAATCAATATCAATAGCCCTGGTGGGGATATGAGCTCAAGCGTGGCAATTAGCGATGCTATAAAATCACTTAATGAATTAAAGCCGGTGCTAGCTTATGCTAGTGGGACAATGACTAGTGGTGGCTACTACGCAGCCATTGGTGCAGATGAAATTTATGCTAATCGTGGAAGTTTCATAGGCTCAATTGGCGTTATTTTACAAGCCCCTAATATAGAGAAGTTAGCGGATAAAATAGGCATTAGCTCTCAAGTGGTTAAGGCTGGAGAGTATAAAGAGTCTGGCACTTATACTAGAAAGTGGAGCCAAAGCGAAAGAGATGAACTACAAAGATTGGTAGATAAGAGCTATGAGCTATTTACCACAGATGTGGCAAATGCTAGAAATTTAGATATAAATCAAGCCAGCATATGGGCAAATGCTAGAATATTTTTAGCCAGTGAAGCTCTAGATTTAGGTCTAATAGATAAGATTTCAACCTACGATGAAGCAAAATCTAGGCTAAAAGAGCTTAGCCAAGTGGAGATAGAGATGTGGTATGAAGCCCCAGTAATAGAGCGTTTTATGAGTGGGATTGCTAAGCAAAGCTCAAATTTAATCATAAACTCACTAAATCAAAAGAATATATTATGGCAGTGGTAA
- a CDS encoding MOSC domain-containing protein — MAVVKSLNIGVIKDYGGFCSAMDKGHIDSGFCDFNGINGDSISDTIHHGGEYKAVFANAVSNYLAFSKFANKDLKLGQMGENLSILDLDEKSVYIGDIHHIGSAILQVSEPRKPCVKLSKIIAAGMTKFIFESGLSGWYYKVLKPGIINSGDTIKITNCNPNKLSIMELNMLFLAPKENLNLIPKLQNTQIRDAWKDSITARLKGVYDDAYMYQLN, encoded by the coding sequence ATGGCAGTGGTAAAGTCCCTAAATATAGGCGTTATAAAGGATTATGGTGGATTTTGTAGCGCTATGGATAAGGGGCATATCGATAGCGGATTTTGCGATTTTAATGGGATAAATGGGGATAGTATAAGCGATACAATCCACCATGGCGGCGAATATAAGGCAGTTTTTGCTAATGCTGTTAGCAACTACTTGGCATTTAGCAAATTTGCTAATAAGGATTTAAAGCTAGGTCAAATGGGGGAGAATTTAAGCATTTTAGACCTTGATGAAAAAAGCGTGTATATAGGCGATATTCATCATATAGGCTCTGCGATTTTACAAGTAAGTGAGCCTAGAAAGCCTTGTGTGAAACTAAGCAAAATTATAGCCGCTGGTATGACTAAATTTATCTTTGAAAGTGGGCTTAGTGGGTGGTATTATAAGGTTTTAAAGCCTGGGATAATTAATAGCGGTGATACCATCAAAATTACTAATTGTAATCCTAATAAGCTAAGTATAATGGAGCTAAATATGCTATTTTTGGCTCCAAAAGAAAATTTAAATCTAATCCCCAAACTTCAAAATACACAGATACGAGATGCGTGGAAAGATAGCATAACTGCTCGCTTAAAAGGGGTGTATGATGATGCTTATATGTATCAATTAAACTAA
- a CDS encoding RelA/SpoT domain-containing protein translates to MRSILIKVDVMIQSNLSNKIIRKAGNNLKLNQAKKDDLDIISTFRSNHVQLMKMLVKTISKKLPKPLFIARRLKRLSSIQAKLQRFDGMCLDRMQDIGGVRAVFKNNNEVKQFVKRIQSVYYGKRSVFKIVKENDYISNPKDDGYRSYHIVFKYNGKINEVNGYHIELQLRDSLQHYWATAVEILALRSSTNIKAGYGDECFKRFFWLCAELLAGNNNYKEEIKKLDEKYQILALLSGLNVVCDNIEKKEKADNLYLMVLDTKDGILKLSAFGKGQLELAKNIYQSLETNDSTQSVLVSVDSVKKLKRAYPNYFLDAKHFIKEVRERTK, encoded by the coding sequence ATGCGTAGCATATTAATAAAAGTAGATGTAATGATACAAAGCAATTTATCAAACAAAATTATAAGAAAAGCTGGGAATAATTTAAAGCTAAATCAAGCTAAAAAAGATGATTTAGATATTATCTCTACATTTAGATCAAATCATGTTCAGTTAATGAAAATGCTAGTTAAAACCATATCTAAAAAATTACCTAAACCACTTTTTATAGCCAGAAGGTTGAAGCGTTTAAGCTCTATACAAGCAAAACTGCAACGCTTTGATGGTATGTGTTTAGATAGGATGCAAGATATCGGCGGAGTTAGAGCTGTGTTTAAAAACAATAATGAAGTAAAGCAATTTGTAAAAAGAATTCAAAGTGTTTATTATGGTAAGAGAAGTGTTTTTAAGATAGTTAAGGAAAACGACTACATAAGCAATCCTAAAGATGATGGATATAGAAGCTATCATATTGTTTTTAAATATAATGGGAAAATAAATGAAGTAAATGGATATCATATTGAGCTGCAACTTAGAGACTCATTGCAACACTACTGGGCTACAGCAGTTGAAATTTTAGCACTACGAAGTAGCACAAATATTAAAGCAGGTTATGGCGATGAATGCTTTAAACGCTTTTTTTGGCTATGCGCTGAACTTTTAGCTGGTAATAACAACTATAAAGAAGAGATTAAAAAACTTGATGAAAAATATCAAATTCTAGCCTTGCTAAGCGGTTTAAATGTAGTGTGCGACAATATAGAGAAAAAAGAAAAAGCTGATAATTTGTATCTTATGGTGCTAGATACAAAAGATGGAATATTGAAACTATCTGCCTTTGGCAAAGGTCAGCTTGAATTGGCTAAAAACATATACCAAAGCTTAGAGACTAATGATAGCACCCAAAGCGTTTTAGTAAGTGTAGATAGTGTTAAAAAACTTAAAAGAGCTTATCCAAACTATTTTTTAGATGCTAAACATTTTATTAAAGAAGTAAGAGAAAGAACAAAATAG